A DNA window from Aminiphilus circumscriptus DSM 16581 contains the following coding sequences:
- a CDS encoding L7Ae/L30e/S12e/Gadd45 family ribosomal protein, producing MPLDELCVMPRVAGFRAVERALIRGTVRKVFIASDADGAMREKIARLAENRGVPVESAPDMQVLGRACALCRKASVAAILGEDGEGSRGRV from the coding sequence ATGCCTCTTGACGAGCTGTGTGTCATGCCCAGAGTGGCCGGATTTCGAGCAGTGGAGAGAGCCCTGATCCGGGGAACGGTACGGAAGGTTTTCATCGCGTCCGATGCGGATGGGGCCATGCGGGAGAAGATCGCACGTCTTGCGGAGAACCGGGGAGTCCCCGTGGAATCGGCTCCGGACATGCAGGTTTTGGGGAGGGCTTGCGCGCTATGCCGAAAGGCATCCGTGGCGGCCATTCTCGGTGAGGATGGAGAGGGTTCTCGCGGTAGGGTTTGA
- the rpsL gene encoding 30S ribosomal protein S12, protein MPTISQLIRHGREEKRQRSSAPALQQNPQRRGVCTRVYTVTPKKPNSALRKVARVRLTNGIEVTAYIPGVGHNLQEHSVVLVRGGRVKDLPGVRYHIVRGTLDCGGVENRRQSRSKYGARRPKQK, encoded by the coding sequence GTGCCAACAATCAGTCAGCTCATTCGGCACGGGCGGGAGGAAAAGCGGCAACGTTCCAGCGCCCCCGCCCTGCAGCAGAACCCCCAAAGGCGAGGAGTCTGCACGAGGGTGTACACGGTGACCCCCAAGAAGCCGAACTCGGCTCTGCGTAAGGTCGCCCGTGTGCGTCTCACCAACGGAATTGAAGTGACGGCGTACATTCCCGGTGTCGGACACAACCTTCAGGAGCACTCCGTGGTTCTTGTCCGGGGTGGTCGTGTGAAGGACCTTCCGGGAGTCAGGTACCACATTGTCCGCGGAACCCTCGACTGTGGCGGTGTGGAGAATCGGCGGCAGAGTCGTTCCAAGTACGGCGCTCGTCGTCCGAAGCAGAAATAG
- the rpsG gene encoding 30S ribosomal protein S7, with amino-acid sequence MPRKGHVRKRVTPPDSVFGNQAVSKFINCVMWEGKKSTAERIMYGALELAAKRLSSQPTEVFEKAMENVRPLVEVRPRRVGGATYQVPVEVHPARAQALAIRWIINYARARKGIPMVERLARELADAYKNEGGAVKKREDTHRMAEANRAFAHYRW; translated from the coding sequence ATGCCGCGCAAGGGACATGTTCGCAAGCGCGTCACTCCGCCCGACTCCGTTTTCGGAAATCAGGCGGTGAGCAAGTTCATCAATTGTGTCATGTGGGAAGGGAAAAAGAGCACCGCCGAGCGGATCATGTACGGTGCGCTCGAGCTGGCGGCGAAACGGCTTTCCTCTCAGCCCACGGAAGTCTTCGAGAAGGCCATGGAGAATGTGCGTCCCCTGGTCGAGGTCCGTCCCCGCAGGGTTGGCGGCGCGACCTACCAGGTCCCCGTGGAGGTTCATCCGGCAAGGGCTCAGGCGTTGGCCATCCGATGGATCATCAATTATGCGCGAGCGAGAAAGGGTATTCCCATGGTGGAACGCCTTGCTCGCGAGTTGGCCGACGCCTACAAGAACGAAGGCGGAGCCGTGAAGAAGCGGGAAGATACGCATCGCATGGCCGAAGCCAACCGGGCTTTCGCTCACTATCGTTGGTAG
- the fusA gene encoding elongation factor G has product MEEVTLGKIRNIGIAAHIDAGKTTTTERILFYTGRKHKMGEVHEGAATMDWMEQERERGITITSAATTCHWHDCLINIIDTPGHVDFTVEVERSMRVLDGAVAVFCAVGGVEPQSETVWRQADKYRVPRVAFVNKMDRVGADFFQVLKGIRERLGARPVAIQMPIGVEDAFEGVVDLVAMKAIVYLDDLGAEPKIGNIPPHLLEEARRMREEIVEVLADFDEEIATLFLEGEPVSEALLRRALRKHTIALDVIPVLCGSAFKNKGVQPLLDAVVDYLPSPIDLPDIVGIDPNTNGETSRVCSSDAPFSALAFKIMVDPFVGRLVFCRIYSGSLENGVSILNASTNKRERVGRILRMHANKREEMESAHAGLIVALPGLKTARTGDTLCDEKAPILLESLEFPEPVISLAVEPMSKADQVKLSKGLSALAEEDPTFRVKVDQETGQTIISGMGELHLEILVDRLKREFGVEVRVGNPQVAYRETIRTASRAEGRFIRQSGGRGQYGHVWLEAEPLPERKGYEFEDRIVGGVVPREYIPAVEKGLDEAINNGVLGGYPVIGVRISLVDGSYHEVDSSEMAFKIAASMAFKELMRKGDPVLMEPVVEVEVVTPEEYLGDVIGDLSARRGHVDGMDTRANARIVRAFVPLAEMFGYATDVRSKTSGRASYSMKFARYEEVPRDVAEKVLKR; this is encoded by the coding sequence ATGGAAGAAGTTACTCTTGGAAAAATTCGCAACATCGGTATTGCGGCCCATATCGATGCGGGAAAGACGACGACTACGGAGCGCATCCTTTTTTACACGGGACGCAAGCACAAGATGGGCGAAGTGCACGAAGGCGCCGCCACAATGGACTGGATGGAGCAGGAGCGGGAAAGAGGCATCACCATAACCTCCGCTGCGACGACCTGTCATTGGCACGATTGCCTCATCAATATCATTGATACACCCGGTCACGTGGATTTTACCGTGGAAGTGGAACGTTCCATGCGGGTTCTCGACGGTGCGGTGGCGGTCTTCTGTGCCGTGGGTGGCGTGGAGCCCCAGTCGGAAACGGTGTGGCGTCAGGCTGATAAATATCGCGTGCCCAGAGTGGCGTTCGTGAACAAAATGGACCGAGTCGGGGCGGATTTCTTTCAGGTCCTCAAGGGGATTCGCGAGCGGCTTGGGGCGCGCCCCGTGGCGATCCAGATGCCCATTGGCGTCGAGGATGCCTTTGAGGGGGTCGTGGACCTGGTCGCCATGAAGGCAATCGTTTATCTGGACGATCTCGGCGCCGAGCCGAAGATCGGGAACATTCCGCCGCACCTTCTCGAAGAGGCGCGAAGGATGCGGGAGGAGATCGTGGAGGTCCTTGCCGATTTCGACGAGGAGATCGCCACCCTCTTTCTCGAAGGGGAGCCCGTTTCCGAAGCACTTCTTCGAAGGGCTCTTCGGAAGCATACGATCGCGTTGGACGTCATTCCCGTTCTCTGCGGGTCCGCGTTCAAGAACAAGGGAGTTCAACCGTTGCTCGACGCGGTGGTGGACTATCTCCCGAGTCCGATTGATCTCCCGGATATCGTCGGAATCGATCCGAACACGAACGGGGAGACGTCACGTGTGTGTTCGAGCGATGCACCCTTTTCGGCGCTCGCCTTCAAGATTATGGTCGATCCGTTTGTGGGGCGGCTCGTGTTCTGTCGCATCTACTCGGGTTCTCTGGAGAACGGTGTTTCCATCCTGAACGCTTCCACGAACAAACGAGAGCGGGTCGGCCGGATTCTTCGCATGCATGCCAACAAGCGGGAGGAAATGGAGAGCGCCCATGCAGGGCTCATCGTGGCTCTTCCGGGACTCAAAACCGCGAGAACGGGAGATACGCTTTGTGATGAAAAGGCTCCCATTCTCCTGGAATCTCTCGAATTTCCCGAGCCGGTCATCTCTCTCGCAGTGGAGCCCATGAGCAAGGCCGATCAGGTCAAACTCTCCAAGGGGCTCTCCGCCCTTGCCGAGGAAGACCCCACGTTTCGTGTCAAGGTGGACCAGGAGACGGGACAGACCATCATTTCCGGTATGGGAGAGCTGCATCTTGAGATCCTGGTGGACCGTTTGAAGCGGGAGTTCGGTGTCGAGGTGCGCGTCGGCAACCCCCAGGTGGCGTATCGGGAGACCATCCGGACTGCTTCCAGGGCGGAGGGGCGCTTCATCCGTCAGTCCGGAGGCCGGGGACAATACGGGCACGTGTGGCTCGAAGCGGAACCTCTTCCGGAGAGGAAAGGGTACGAATTCGAGGATCGCATTGTCGGCGGCGTTGTTCCCAGGGAGTACATCCCCGCCGTGGAGAAAGGCCTGGATGAGGCCATCAACAATGGTGTCCTCGGTGGATATCCCGTCATCGGAGTGCGCATCTCCCTTGTCGACGGCAGCTACCACGAGGTGGACAGTTCCGAAATGGCTTTCAAGATCGCCGCGTCCATGGCCTTCAAGGAGCTGATGCGCAAAGGTGATCCCGTTCTCATGGAACCCGTCGTGGAGGTGGAAGTCGTCACGCCCGAGGAATATCTCGGCGACGTGATCGGTGATCTCTCCGCCCGGCGGGGGCACGTTGACGGCATGGATACCCGTGCCAACGCCCGGATCGTGCGGGCCTTCGTTCCCCTTGCGGAGATGTTCGGCTACGCGACGGACGTGCGGAGTAAAACCTCGGGAAGAGCTTCCTACAGTATGAAATTCGCCAGGTACGAGGAGGTTCCCCGGGACGTGGCGGAGAAGGTTCTCAAGCGATAG
- the tuf gene encoding elongation factor Tu, with product MAKEKFARSKPHLNIGTIGHIDHGKTTLTAAITKTLGRKGYADFTPFDQIDKAPEERERGITINIAHVEYQSDTRHYAHIDCPGHADYIKNMITGAAQMDGAILVVSAADGPMPQTREHVLLARQVNVPALVVFMNKVDMVDDPELLDLVEMEVRDLLNKYDFPGDDVPIIRGSALKALESDSDNEWTEKIWDLIRACDDHIPQPVREVDKPFLMPIEDVFTITGRGTVVTGRMERGIITPGSEVEIVGMQEDKIKSVATSLEMFRKILDDAQAGDNVGILLRGVDKEQVERGMVVAKPGSVKPHKHFKAEVYVLKKEEGGRHTPFFGGYKPQFYFRTTDVTGEIKLPEGVEMVMPGDNSQFEVKLIVPIAMEEGLRFAVREGGRTVGAGVVTQILD from the coding sequence ATGGCAAAGGAGAAATTTGCGCGGTCGAAGCCGCATCTGAACATCGGTACCATCGGCCACATCGACCACGGGAAGACGACGCTGACGGCGGCGATCACGAAGACACTGGGAAGGAAGGGATACGCGGACTTCACCCCCTTCGACCAGATCGACAAGGCGCCGGAGGAGCGTGAGCGTGGTATCACCATCAACATCGCCCACGTGGAATACCAGTCCGACACGCGGCACTACGCGCACATCGACTGCCCCGGACACGCGGACTACATCAAGAACATGATCACCGGTGCCGCCCAGATGGACGGTGCCATTCTCGTCGTGTCCGCGGCGGACGGTCCCATGCCCCAGACGCGGGAGCACGTTCTTCTCGCGCGGCAGGTCAACGTGCCGGCTCTCGTCGTGTTCATGAACAAGGTGGACATGGTGGACGACCCGGAACTGCTCGATCTCGTCGAGATGGAAGTTCGGGACCTGCTGAACAAGTACGATTTCCCCGGAGACGACGTGCCCATCATTCGGGGTTCCGCGCTGAAGGCCCTCGAGTCCGACAGCGACAACGAGTGGACCGAGAAGATCTGGGATCTCATTCGTGCCTGTGACGACCACATTCCCCAGCCCGTGCGCGAAGTGGACAAGCCGTTCCTGATGCCCATCGAGGACGTGTTCACCATCACCGGGCGTGGCACCGTCGTCACCGGAAGGATGGAGCGCGGCATCATCACCCCCGGTTCCGAAGTCGAGATCGTCGGCATGCAGGAAGACAAGATCAAGAGCGTGGCCACCTCCCTTGAAATGTTCCGGAAGATTCTGGACGATGCCCAGGCCGGAGACAACGTGGGAATTCTTCTCCGGGGCGTGGACAAGGAGCAGGTGGAGCGGGGCATGGTCGTTGCGAAGCCCGGAAGCGTGAAGCCGCACAAGCACTTCAAGGCCGAGGTGTACGTACTGAAGAAAGAGGAAGGCGGCCGTCACACGCCCTTCTTCGGCGGCTACAAACCCCAGTTCTACTTCCGGACCACCGACGTGACGGGAGAGATCAAACTGCCCGAGGGCGTGGAAATGGTCATGCCCGGGGACAACTCGCAGTTCGAAGTGAAGCTGATCGTGCCCATCGCCATGGAGGAAGGACTGCGATTCGCCGTGCGCGAAGGCGGTCGTACCGTCGGCGCCGGTGTGGTCACGCAGATCCTCGACTGA
- the rpsJ gene encoding 30S ribosomal protein S10, whose product MTKRIRIKLKAFDHRVLDTSAVQIAETAVRSGAKVAGPIPLPTEFEKFTVLKSPHKDKDAREQFEIRTHKRLIDILEPTQKTMDALMQLNLPSGVDIQIKL is encoded by the coding sequence GTGACGAAACGGATTCGGATCAAATTGAAGGCGTTCGATCATCGTGTGCTCGACACCTCGGCCGTTCAGATCGCCGAGACGGCGGTCCGGAGCGGGGCGAAAGTGGCGGGTCCCATTCCTCTCCCCACGGAGTTCGAGAAGTTTACGGTGCTCAAGTCCCCTCACAAGGACAAGGACGCGCGCGAACAGTTCGAGATTCGCACACACAAGCGGCTCATCGATATTCTGGAGCCCACCCAGAAGACCATGGATGCGCTGATGCAGCTGAATCTCCCCTCTGGAGTGGATATCCAGATCAAGCTGTAG
- the rplC gene encoding 50S ribosomal protein L3, whose protein sequence is MSMGILGRKLGMTQVFDEAGKAVAVTVIEAGPCPVVAVCTPERQGYAAVQLGFGERKKHKVTKPQKGYFDKAGVEPVRWLREFRVADSAAYSVGQTVTVELFQAGEKVKVTGRSKGKGFAGTVKRFNFNRCPQGHGASKVHRKPGSSGANSYPGHIFKGKTMPGHMGDERVTVNNLAVFAVDPENNLLLIKGAVPGARNGLVLVRKLGS, encoded by the coding sequence ATGAGTATGGGAATTCTTGGCCGCAAGCTCGGCATGACGCAGGTGTTCGATGAGGCCGGCAAGGCCGTCGCCGTTACGGTGATCGAAGCGGGGCCGTGTCCCGTCGTTGCGGTGTGTACGCCTGAGCGGCAGGGATATGCTGCGGTCCAGCTTGGTTTCGGCGAGCGGAAGAAACACAAGGTGACCAAACCGCAGAAGGGATATTTCGACAAAGCCGGCGTGGAGCCCGTCCGATGGCTGCGCGAATTCCGCGTCGCGGACAGTGCCGCTTATTCCGTGGGGCAGACCGTGACGGTGGAGTTGTTTCAGGCGGGGGAGAAGGTCAAGGTCACGGGCAGAAGCAAGGGAAAGGGTTTCGCCGGCACGGTGAAGCGGTTTAACTTCAACCGGTGCCCCCAAGGGCACGGTGCGTCCAAGGTACATCGCAAACCCGGTTCGTCCGGTGCGAACAGCTACCCGGGCCACATCTTCAAAGGAAAAACCATGCCGGGGCACATGGGCGACGAGAGGGTCACCGTAAACAATCTCGCTGTCTTCGCCGTGGATCCCGAAAACAACCTGCTGCTCATCAAAGGTGCCGTTCCCGGTGCGCGCAACGGGCTTGTTCTGGTGCGCAAACTGGGTTCTTAA
- the rplD gene encoding 50S ribosomal protein L4, whose amino-acid sequence MPNVKLVNFKGDVLGEEQVADVVFAAPVHVPAMHQVVVAHLANSRVGTANTKDRSDVRGGGKKPYRQKHTGRARQGSLTSPLHVGGGVAHGPHPRDYSQKVNKKVRRLALRSALTLKVKDSRMLLLENPVLEAPRTKSVVEFLRQVGAERKPLFVIHETNVNLYKSAGAVPGAKVMHVDSINVYDILHHQHLIVTPEAVRKIEEVFGR is encoded by the coding sequence ATGCCTAACGTGAAGCTCGTGAATTTCAAAGGAGATGTTCTTGGGGAGGAGCAGGTTGCGGACGTCGTCTTTGCCGCTCCGGTCCATGTTCCCGCCATGCATCAGGTTGTGGTGGCCCATCTGGCGAACAGCCGCGTGGGTACCGCGAACACCAAGGATCGCAGCGACGTCCGTGGTGGCGGAAAGAAACCCTATCGGCAGAAGCACACGGGACGGGCGCGCCAGGGAAGTCTCACCTCTCCGCTGCATGTGGGAGGCGGCGTCGCTCATGGCCCACATCCCCGGGATTATTCCCAGAAAGTGAACAAGAAAGTCCGGCGCCTTGCCCTGCGCAGTGCACTGACCCTCAAGGTGAAGGATTCGCGGATGCTTTTGCTGGAGAATCCGGTGCTTGAGGCTCCGAGAACGAAATCCGTGGTGGAATTTCTGCGGCAGGTCGGTGCGGAGAGAAAACCTCTCTTCGTGATTCACGAGACCAACGTAAACCTGTACAAGTCCGCGGGAGCCGTGCCCGGAGCGAAGGTCATGCATGTGGACAGTATCAACGTGTATGACATTCTCCATCACCAGCATCTGATCGTCACACCCGAGGCGGTCCGCAAGATCGAGGAGGTGTTCGGACGATGA
- the rplW gene encoding 50S ribosomal protein L23 — protein MRQLAYDVIVRPIVTEKSSRLMEQGKYTFEVLPVANKIEIRKAVETIFKVKVLKVSTIKVRSKPKRMGVHVGRSRSWKKAIVSLAPGERIEFFEGATV, from the coding sequence ATGAGACAGCTTGCCTACGATGTGATCGTGAGACCCATCGTCACGGAAAAGAGCAGTCGTCTCATGGAGCAGGGCAAGTACACCTTCGAAGTGCTGCCTGTCGCCAACAAGATCGAGATTCGCAAGGCCGTGGAGACCATTTTCAAAGTCAAGGTTCTCAAAGTGAGCACCATCAAGGTGCGTTCCAAGCCGAAGCGGATGGGTGTTCATGTAGGACGCTCGCGCTCGTGGAAGAAGGCCATCGTGTCCCTCGCCCCGGGCGAACGGATCGAATTCTTCGAAGGCGCCACGGTCTAA
- the rplB gene encoding 50S ribosomal protein L2: MAIKKFKPTSPGRRFMTVSTYEEITKTTPEKRLVESLKKSGGRNNLGRITMRHRGGGNKRKYRIVDFKRNNVGIPGKVAAVEYDPNRSARIALIFFADGDKRYILAPSGISVGDMVMSGPDADIKPGNAMKLKDMPVGTFIHNVELQPGRGGVLVRSAGTSAQLMAKEGKYAYVRMPSGELRLILQECMATIGQVGNEEHENLSDGKAGKTRWLGKRPYVRGMVMNPVDHPLGGGEGKTKGNKHPVSPWGTPAKGYRTRKRKPSDKHIVRRRHQK, from the coding sequence ATGGCCATCAAGAAATTCAAGCCCACCAGCCCGGGACGCAGGTTCATGACCGTCTCGACCTATGAGGAGATCACCAAGACCACGCCGGAAAAGCGTCTTGTGGAGAGCCTCAAGAAAAGCGGCGGACGGAACAACCTCGGACGGATCACCATGCGTCACCGGGGAGGCGGCAACAAGAGAAAGTATCGCATCGTGGACTTCAAGCGGAACAACGTCGGTATTCCCGGAAAAGTGGCCGCGGTCGAGTACGATCCGAACCGGTCCGCTCGCATCGCCCTCATTTTTTTCGCAGACGGAGACAAACGGTATATTCTCGCTCCGTCGGGAATTTCCGTGGGCGACATGGTCATGTCCGGACCCGATGCGGATATCAAGCCCGGCAACGCCATGAAGCTCAAGGACATGCCGGTGGGAACCTTCATCCACAACGTGGAGCTTCAGCCCGGTCGGGGCGGCGTACTCGTCCGTTCTGCCGGAACTTCCGCCCAGCTCATGGCCAAGGAAGGCAAATATGCCTACGTTCGTATGCCCAGTGGAGAACTCCGGCTCATTCTTCAGGAATGCATGGCCACCATCGGTCAGGTAGGCAACGAAGAGCACGAGAATCTCTCCGACGGAAAGGCCGGAAAAACCCGCTGGCTCGGGAAACGTCCTTACGTGCGCGGCATGGTCATGAACCCTGTGGATCATCCTCTGGGTGGCGGAGAAGGAAAGACCAAGGGGAACAAGCACCCTGTCTCTCCCTGGGGTACGCCGGCCAAGGGATACCGCACGCGCAAGCGCAAGCCGTCGGACAAACATATCGTGCGTCGCCGGCATCAGAAATAG
- the rpsS gene encoding 30S ribosomal protein S19 produces the protein MARSLKKGPFVDLKLSKRIDEMNKSGKKRVLKTWSRRSTILPNMVGHTIAVHNGKTHIPVYVSENMVGHKLGEFAPTRRFGGHAGQERSSKVK, from the coding sequence ATGGCACGATCATTGAAGAAAGGCCCCTTTGTTGATCTCAAGCTCTCCAAGAGAATCGACGAGATGAACAAATCCGGAAAGAAGCGGGTTCTGAAGACTTGGTCGCGGCGTTCCACCATTCTTCCAAACATGGTGGGACACACCATTGCGGTGCACAACGGAAAGACCCACATTCCCGTGTACGTCAGCGAGAACATGGTCGGACACAAGCTCGGCGAATTCGCCCCCACGAGGCGCTTCGGCGGTCACGCCGGACAAGAGCGCTCCAGCAAGGTGAAGTAA
- the rplV gene encoding 50S ribosomal protein L22, translating into MEARAEARQVRISPLKVRQVMQLVHGKSVDKALLALRFTPKKAARIVEKVLKSAVANADHNFGMDVDKLFVVKAVADQGPVMRRFRPVSMGRAHPYRHRTSHITVVVAER; encoded by the coding sequence ATGGAAGCACGAGCCGAAGCCCGGCAGGTGCGAATCTCCCCCTTGAAGGTGCGGCAGGTGATGCAGCTCGTTCACGGTAAATCCGTCGATAAGGCGTTGTTAGCGCTTCGGTTCACCCCGAAGAAGGCCGCTCGGATCGTCGAGAAGGTGCTGAAGAGCGCCGTGGCCAACGCGGATCACAATTTCGGCATGGATGTGGACAAGTTGTTCGTCGTCAAGGCCGTGGCGGATCAGGGGCCTGTCATGCGGCGTTTTCGTCCGGTTTCAATGGGGCGTGCGCATCCCTATCGCCATCGAACGAGTCACATCACCGTGGTCGTAGCGGAACGGTAA
- the rpsC gene encoding 30S ribosomal protein S3, whose product MGQKIHPVGYRIGVIRDWESRWYADGKAYAKNLHEDLKLREWIKDRWKHAGVSRVEIERIGNVMRFTVWTARPGVVIGKGGQEIQNVREDLQKLTGARVMINVQEIKHPDTDAQVVAEGVASALERRISFRRAMKQAIFRAMKSGAKGIKIQCSGRLGGAEIARTEWYLEGQLPLSTLRADIDYGLAVARTIYGVIGVKVWIYKADAARKTRRVAAQTQADERG is encoded by the coding sequence TTGGGTCAGAAAATACATCCGGTAGGATACCGAATCGGTGTCATCCGCGACTGGGAGTCGCGCTGGTATGCGGACGGGAAGGCCTATGCGAAGAACCTGCACGAGGATCTCAAGCTCCGCGAGTGGATCAAGGATCGCTGGAAACATGCGGGTGTCTCCCGCGTGGAGATCGAGCGCATCGGCAACGTCATGCGCTTTACGGTTTGGACCGCCCGGCCTGGTGTCGTCATCGGCAAAGGTGGTCAGGAGATTCAGAACGTTCGTGAGGATCTGCAGAAACTGACTGGTGCGCGGGTCATGATCAACGTTCAGGAGATCAAGCATCCCGACACGGATGCCCAGGTCGTCGCGGAAGGCGTCGCCTCCGCCCTCGAGCGTCGCATCAGTTTCCGTCGGGCTATGAAACAGGCTATTTTTCGAGCCATGAAATCCGGGGCCAAGGGAATCAAGATTCAGTGCTCCGGACGTCTCGGCGGCGCGGAAATCGCCAGAACCGAGTGGTATCTGGAGGGGCAGCTTCCTCTCTCCACGTTGCGTGCGGATATTGATTACGGTTTGGCTGTGGCACGCACTATCTACGGCGTCATCGGCGTCAAAGTGTGGATCTACAAGGCCGATGCCGCTCGAAAGACCCGTCGTGTGGCCGCACAGACTCAGGCCGACGAAAGGGGGTAA
- the rplP gene encoding 50S ribosomal protein L16, whose product MLSPKRVKYRKPFRSPLRGVTKGGEYVAFGDFGLQALEGAWITARQIEAARVAISRKMRKGGKIWIRIFPDVALTRKPLETRMGKGKGSPEYWVAPVKRGRIMFEIAGVPRDVAEAAFHTAAHKFPIKVRLVAREGLGGE is encoded by the coding sequence ATGCTGAGCCCGAAACGTGTAAAGTATCGCAAGCCCTTCCGAAGCCCCCTTCGGGGAGTGACCAAGGGAGGCGAGTACGTCGCCTTCGGTGATTTTGGACTGCAGGCTCTCGAAGGTGCATGGATCACCGCCAGACAAATCGAGGCAGCCCGTGTGGCCATCTCCCGGAAAATGCGCAAGGGCGGCAAAATCTGGATTCGCATCTTCCCGGACGTGGCACTTACGAGGAAACCTCTGGAAACGCGAATGGGAAAAGGGAAGGGAAGCCCGGAATATTGGGTCGCTCCCGTGAAGCGAGGGCGCATCATGTTCGAGATTGCCGGTGTTCCCCGGGATGTCGCCGAGGCGGCGTTCCATACGGCGGCACACAAGTTTCCCATCAAGGTGCGCCTGGTCGCCCGCGAGGGATTGGGTGGTGAGTAA
- the rpmC gene encoding 50S ribosomal protein L29, with protein sequence MKAKDLRDLTLDELRDKHRQYKEELFNLRFQHAIGQLGNTGRIGDVKRSIAKVLTVMREKELGLTSSVVRR encoded by the coding sequence ATGAAGGCAAAGGACTTGCGGGATCTGACGCTGGACGAGCTCCGGGACAAGCATCGCCAATACAAGGAAGAGCTCTTCAATCTTCGCTTTCAGCATGCGATCGGTCAGTTGGGCAACACCGGAAGAATCGGTGACGTGAAAAGATCCATCGCCAAGGTTCTTACCGTCATGCGGGAAAAAGAGCTGGGGCTTACGAGCTCCGTCGTGAGGAGGTAG
- the rpsQ gene encoding 30S ribosomal protein S17, producing the protein MEENVSRGKTRVGIVVSDKMQKTVVVRVDRMAQHPLYDKPVIRAKKYMAHDEENVCGKGDKVLIRECRPLSRHKRWTVAEVIEKAPVLLDEQPVRGEA; encoded by the coding sequence ATGGAGGAAAACGTTTCCCGCGGCAAGACGCGGGTGGGCATCGTCGTGAGCGACAAGATGCAGAAGACGGTAGTGGTGCGCGTCGATCGTATGGCGCAGCATCCTCTCTACGACAAGCCCGTCATTCGGGCCAAGAAGTACATGGCACATGACGAGGAGAACGTCTGTGGCAAAGGTGACAAGGTTCTCATCAGGGAATGCCGTCCTTTGAGCCGTCACAAGCGCTGGACCGTCGCAGAGGTTATCGAGAAGGCTCCGGTGCTTCTCGATGAGCAGCCCGTGCGGGGGGAGGCCTAG
- the rplN gene encoding 50S ribosomal protein L14, whose amino-acid sequence MIQLRTMLNVADNTGAKKIMCIQVLGGSKRRFGSIGDIIVASVKEAIPNSNTEKGKVVKAVVVRTKKEVRRRDGSYVRFDDNAAVIIDNNGDPKGTRIFGPVARELREKRYMRIVSLAPEVV is encoded by the coding sequence ATGATCCAGCTCCGGACCATGCTCAACGTGGCGGACAACACGGGAGCCAAGAAGATCATGTGCATCCAGGTCCTCGGTGGCAGCAAACGGCGCTTCGGCTCCATCGGAGACATCATCGTGGCCTCCGTGAAGGAAGCTATTCCCAACAGCAATACCGAAAAGGGGAAAGTCGTCAAAGCCGTGGTGGTGAGGACGAAGAAGGAAGTGCGGAGACGGGACGGAAGCTACGTCCGTTTCGATGACAATGCGGCCGTCATCATCGACAACAACGGTGACCCGAAGGGAACCCGCATTTTCGGTCCTGTCGCCCGGGAGCTTCGGGAGAAGCGGTATATGCGGATCGTTTCCCTCGCTCCCGAGGTCGTGTAG
- the rplX gene encoding 50S ribosomal protein L24 has translation MSKMRIRKGDRVRVISGKYKGVEGKVLRRFPDRDALLVEGVNIVTKHVRPTQKSPKGGIVKQEAPIYACKVMLVCPACGKNTRVGRAFLESGKKVRVCKQCNEIMDKV, from the coding sequence ATGAGCAAAATGCGGATCAGAAAGGGAGATCGCGTTCGCGTGATCTCCGGGAAATACAAGGGAGTCGAGGGGAAGGTGCTTCGGCGCTTCCCCGACCGTGACGCACTGCTCGTCGAGGGTGTGAACATCGTGACCAAACATGTCCGTCCTACTCAGAAGAGTCCCAAGGGCGGTATCGTCAAGCAGGAAGCTCCTATTTATGCCTGCAAGGTCATGCTGGTCTGTCCCGCCTGCGGTAAGAACACGCGCGTCGGTCGGGCGTTTCTGGAAAGCGGCAAGAAGGTCCGGGTCTGCAAACAGTGTAACGAGATCATGGACAAGGTGTAA